Proteins encoded by one window of Actinomycetes bacterium:
- the secY gene encoding preprotein translocase subunit SecY — MLSAFRNALKIPELRGKILFTVAIIAIYRLGSHLPVPGVDFKSVQKFLESAGAQNNGAFNLINLFSGGALTQFAIFALGIMPYITSSIIMQLLGVVIPRLEALQKEGETGRKKIQQYTRYVTVALALLQSAGIVTLAHRGGLLPNVDIFPGLTSGRFALAVLTLTAGTAFIMWLGELITQRGIGNGMSILIFAAIVAQLPSQGANILRSNGGFIFGVMCALGLAIIVFVIWIEQAQRRIPVQYAKRMVGRRMYGGSSTYIPLKVNQAGVIPIIFASSLLYLPSLLASIVNKPWFTSFTEQFTRTGTHPAYIIGYFVLIIAFAYFYNSIAFNPVDTADNMKKYGGFIPGIRPGKPTAEYLNHIMTRITLPGALFLAAIAILPFIVLAAGNVQQFPFGGTAILITVGVGLETMKQIESQLLMRNYEGFLR; from the coding sequence ATGCTGTCGGCGTTTCGCAACGCGCTCAAGATCCCCGAGTTGCGGGGCAAGATCCTCTTCACGGTCGCCATCATCGCGATCTACCGGTTGGGGTCCCATCTGCCCGTCCCCGGCGTGGACTTCAAGAGCGTCCAGAAGTTCCTCGAGAGCGCCGGCGCGCAGAACAACGGCGCGTTCAACCTGATCAACCTGTTCTCGGGGGGCGCGCTGACCCAGTTCGCCATCTTCGCGCTCGGGATCATGCCCTACATCACCTCGTCGATCATCATGCAGCTGCTCGGCGTGGTCATCCCGCGGCTCGAGGCCCTGCAGAAGGAGGGCGAGACCGGGCGGAAGAAGATCCAGCAGTACACGCGGTACGTGACCGTGGCCCTGGCCCTGCTGCAGTCGGCCGGCATCGTGACCCTGGCCCACCGCGGCGGCCTGCTGCCCAACGTCGACATCTTCCCGGGGCTGACCTCTGGGCGCTTCGCGCTGGCCGTGCTGACCCTGACCGCCGGGACCGCGTTCATCATGTGGCTCGGCGAGCTGATCACCCAGCGCGGCATCGGCAACGGCATGTCGATCCTGATCTTCGCCGCGATCGTGGCCCAGCTCCCCAGCCAGGGCGCCAACATCCTGCGCTCCAACGGCGGCTTCATCTTCGGGGTGATGTGCGCGCTCGGCCTGGCCATCATCGTGTTCGTGATCTGGATCGAGCAGGCCCAGCGCCGCATCCCGGTCCAGTACGCCAAGCGCATGGTGGGCCGGCGCATGTACGGGGGCTCGTCGACCTACATCCCGCTCAAGGTCAACCAGGCCGGCGTCATCCCGATCATCTTCGCGTCCAGCCTGCTCTACCTGCCCTCGCTGCTCGCCTCGATCGTCAACAAGCCCTGGTTCACCAGCTTCACCGAGCAGTTCACGCGCACGGGCACGCACCCGGCCTACATCATCGGGTACTTCGTGCTCATCATCGCGTTCGCCTACTTCTACAACTCGATCGCGTTCAACCCGGTCGACACGGCGGACAACATGAAGAAGTACGGCGGCTTCATCCCCGGCATCCGGCCCGGGAAGCCGACAGCCGAGTACCTCAACCACATCATGACGCGGATCACGCTGCCCGGAGCGCTGTTCCTGGCCGCCATCGCCATCCTGCCCTTCATCGTGCTGGCCGCCGGCAACGTGCAGCAGTTCCCCTTCGGCGGTACCGCCATCCTCATCACGGTGGGCGTGGGGCTCGAGACC
- the rplO gene encoding 50S ribosomal protein L15, whose product MKLHHLRPAPGAVKDRTRKGRGEAAGKGKTAGRGTKGSKARGRIRTGFEGGQLPLQRRVPKLKGFTNPNKVHWSVVNVDRLAAAFPKGGGVDPDALVEAGLARKGTPVKVLGHGDLSVAVQVRAHAFSSTAAEKITAAGGTVEVV is encoded by the coding sequence ATGAAGCTGCACCACCTGCGCCCGGCGCCCGGGGCGGTGAAGGACCGCACCCGCAAGGGCCGCGGCGAGGCCGCCGGCAAGGGCAAGACGGCCGGCCGGGGCACCAAGGGCTCCAAGGCGAGGGGGCGGATCCGGACCGGCTTCGAGGGCGGGCAGCTGCCGCTCCAGCGCCGGGTGCCGAAGCTCAAGGGCTTCACCAACCCGAACAAGGTGCACTGGTCGGTGGTGAACGTCGACCGGCTCGCCGCCGCCTTCCCCAAGGGGGGCGGCGTCGACCCGGACGCGCTGGTCGAGGCGGGCCTGGCCCGCAAGGGCACCCCGGTCAAGGTGCTCGGCCACGGCGACCTGTCGGTCGCCGTCCAGGTCCGGGCACACGCCTTCTCGTCCACCGCGGCCGAGAAGATCACTGCCGCAGGCGGTACCGTAGAGGTCGTCTAG
- the rpmD gene encoding 50S ribosomal protein L30 translates to MSARLKVTQVRSVIGRPKPQRDTIRGLGLRRIHDVVVKEDRPEIRGMLHKVSHLVEVEEVKE, encoded by the coding sequence ATGAGCGCCCGGCTCAAGGTCACCCAGGTCCGTTCCGTGATCGGCCGGCCCAAGCCGCAGCGTGACACGATCCGGGGCCTCGGCCTCAGGCGCATCCACGACGTGGTCGTCAAGGAGGACCGCCCCGAGATCCGCGGCATGCTGCACAAGGTCTCCCACCTCGTCGAGGTGGAGGAGGTGAAGGAATGA
- the rpsE gene encoding 30S ribosomal protein S5 translates to MAAAPARRGPGGQGNRPPRDDRGGPGRDDSPKSQFEERVVAINRVAKVVKGGRRFSFTALVVVGDGNGKVGVGYGKAREVPSAIQKGVEVAKKNFFAVPMIGTTIPHEVLGEDGAGRVLLKPASPGTGVIAGGPVRAVLEAAGVADVLSKSLGSSNPINIVHATVAGLKSLKRPEELAQRRGLELAEMSPTTVARMKAAAAVKTPPKEASA, encoded by the coding sequence ATGGCAGCAGCCCCCGCTCGCCGGGGTCCCGGTGGACAGGGCAACCGGCCGCCCCGTGACGACCGCGGTGGCCCTGGCCGGGACGACTCCCCGAAGTCGCAGTTCGAAGAGCGCGTGGTCGCCATCAACCGCGTCGCCAAGGTGGTCAAGGGTGGACGCCGGTTCTCCTTCACCGCCCTGGTCGTGGTCGGCGACGGCAACGGCAAGGTCGGCGTCGGCTATGGCAAGGCCCGCGAGGTCCCCTCTGCCATCCAGAAGGGCGTCGAGGTGGCCAAGAAGAACTTCTTCGCCGTCCCGATGATCGGCACCACCATCCCGCACGAGGTGCTCGGTGAGGACGGCGCCGGCCGCGTCCTGCTCAAGCCCGCATCCCCCGGTACCGGCGTCATCGCCGGCGGGCCGGTGCGCGCGGTGCTCGAGGCGGCTGGCGTGGCCGACGTGCTGTCCAAGTCGCTCGGCTCGTCCAACCCGATCAACATCGTCCACGCGACCGTGGCCGGGCTCAAGTCGCTGAAGCGGCCCGAGGAGCTGGCCCAGCGGCGCGGGCTCGAGCTGGCCGAGATGTCTCCCACCACCGTGGCCCGGATGAAGGCCGCAGCTGCGGTCAAGACGCCGCCCAAGGAGGCGTCGGCATGA
- the rplR gene encoding 50S ribosomal protein L18, protein MDAARAKRQGRIRRHARVRRRVVGTAERPRLAVFRSSKHIYAQLIDDSAGRTLAAAGSVTLPGDGDKKAAAKRVGSELASQAKVAGISSVVFDRGGYQYHGRVQALAEAAREGGLDF, encoded by the coding sequence ATGGATGCAGCGCGCGCCAAGCGGCAAGGTCGGATCCGGCGCCACGCCAGGGTTCGGCGGCGGGTGGTCGGCACGGCCGAGCGGCCGCGCCTGGCCGTCTTCCGCTCCAGCAAGCACATCTACGCACAGCTCATCGACGACTCGGCCGGGCGGACGCTGGCCGCCGCCGGGTCGGTGACGCTCCCGGGCGACGGCGACAAGAAGGCCGCCGCCAAGCGGGTCGGCAGCGAGCTGGCCAGCCAGGCCAAGGTGGCCGGGATCAGCTCGGTCGTGTTCGACCGCGGCGGCTACCAGTACCACGGCCGCGTCCAGGCGCTGGCCGAGGCGGCCCGCGAGGGCGGCCTGGACTTCTGA
- the rplF gene encoding 50S ribosomal protein L6: MSRIGNLPIQLPSGVEVRVEGGTAVVTGPMGTLTQAIPTRITIEQDDGQLRVVRPDDERESRALHGLARSLVANMVEGVTKGFEKRLEIQGVGYRVQAQGNDLMFNLGYSHPVPVKAPEGISFTVETPTRFSVRGIDKQKVGQVAAEIRSLRRPDPYKGKGVRYAGEVVRRKAGKTAK, encoded by the coding sequence ATGTCTCGCATCGGCAACCTCCCCATCCAGCTCCCCTCTGGGGTCGAGGTTCGGGTCGAGGGCGGCACCGCCGTGGTGACCGGGCCCATGGGCACGCTCACCCAGGCCATCCCCACGAGGATCACCATCGAGCAGGACGACGGCCAGCTCCGGGTGGTCCGGCCCGACGACGAGCGCGAGAGCCGCGCCCTCCACGGGCTGGCCCGCTCGCTGGTGGCCAACATGGTCGAGGGCGTGACCAAGGGCTTCGAGAAGCGGCTGGAGATCCAGGGCGTCGGCTACCGTGTGCAGGCCCAGGGCAACGACCTGATGTTCAACCTGGGCTACTCCCACCCGGTCCCGGTGAAGGCCCCCGAGGGGATCAGCTTCACGGTGGAGACGCCGACCCGGTTCTCGGTAAGGGGGATCGACAAGCAGAAGGTCGGCCAGGTGGCCGCCGAGATCCGCAGCCTGCGTCGTCCCGACCCGTACAAGGGCAAGGGCGTCCGGTACGCGGGCGAGGTGGTCCGCCGCAAGGCCGGCAAGACCGCCAAATAG
- the rpsH gene encoding 30S ribosomal protein S8 produces MTMTDPIADMLTRLRNGNAAYHDDISMPSSRIKVEIAKVLKQEGYIKDYAVEKAEVGQMLKVELKYGPNRERTISGVRRISKPGLRVYAKKEALPRVLGGLGIAIISTSQGLVTDRHAHKAGIGGEVLAYVW; encoded by the coding sequence ATGACGATGACCGATCCGATCGCCGACATGCTGACCCGCCTCCGCAACGGCAACGCGGCGTACCACGACGACATCTCCATGCCCAGCTCCAGGATCAAGGTGGAGATCGCCAAGGTCCTGAAGCAGGAGGGCTACATCAAGGACTACGCGGTCGAGAAGGCAGAGGTCGGCCAGATGCTCAAGGTCGAGCTCAAGTACGGCCCGAACCGCGAGCGGACCATCAGCGGCGTGCGCCGGATCTCCAAGCCCGGCCTGCGCGTGTACGCCAAGAAGGAGGCGCTGCCCCGGGTCCTCGGCGGCCTGGGCATCGCCATCATCTCGACCTCCCAGGGACTCGTGACCGACCGCCACGCCCACAAGGCCGGCATCGGTGGCGAGGTCCTGGCCTACGTCTGGTAA
- a CDS encoding type Z 30S ribosomal protein S14, protein MAKKSLIAKAKRTPKFKVRAYSRCQRCGRPRAVYRKFGLCRICVRQLAHAGELPGITKSSW, encoded by the coding sequence ATGGCAAAGAAGTCACTGATCGCGAAGGCCAAGCGCACCCCCAAGTTCAAGGTGCGCGCCTACTCGCGCTGCCAGCGTTGCGGACGGCCCCGGGCCGTGTACCGCAAGTTCGGCCTGTGCCGGATCTGCGTGCGCCAGCTGGCGCACGCGGGTGAGCTGCCCGGCATCACCAAGTCGAGCTGGTAG
- the rplE gene encoding 50S ribosomal protein L5 — protein MTQTQTATEVPAPRLKVRYNDELRGPLKDELGLANVMQVPRPVKVVVNMGVGEAVKEARLLEGAVRDLTQITGQKPLVTKAKKSIAGFKIREGQSIGAKVTLRGDRMWEFLDRLLSIALPRIRDFRGLAPKGFDGHGNFTFGLTEQLVFPEIDYDKVEKIRGMDITLVTTADTDEQGRALLRALGFPFRAS, from the coding sequence ATGACCCAGACCCAGACCGCGACCGAGGTGCCGGCGCCCCGGCTCAAGGTCCGCTACAACGACGAGCTCCGGGGCCCGCTCAAGGACGAGCTCGGGCTGGCCAACGTCATGCAGGTGCCCCGACCGGTCAAGGTCGTGGTGAACATGGGCGTGGGCGAGGCGGTCAAGGAGGCCCGCCTGCTGGAGGGTGCCGTCCGCGACCTGACCCAGATCACCGGCCAGAAGCCGCTGGTGACCAAGGCGAAGAAGTCGATCGCCGGCTTCAAGATCCGCGAGGGTCAGTCGATCGGCGCCAAGGTCACCCTGCGGGGCGACCGCATGTGGGAGTTCCTGGACCGGCTGCTGTCCATCGCGCTGCCCCGCATCCGCGACTTCCGCGGGCTGGCGCCCAAGGGCTTCGACGGGCACGGCAACTTCACCTTCGGGCTGACCGAGCAGCTGGTCTTCCCGGAGATCGACTACGACAAGGTCGAGAAGATCCGCGGGATGGACATCACCCTGGTGACCACCGCGGACACCGACGAGCAGGGCCGAGCGCTGCTGCGAGCGCTCGGGTTCCCGTTCCGGGCGAGCTAG
- the rplX gene encoding 50S ribosomal protein L24, producing the protein MKIRKDDRVIVMAGKDIGATGRVIKVDPAKNRVLVEGVNRVKRHEKIRPTQRGGQTGGITEKEAWIDASNVQIVSPDDGKPTRVAYRMDDGNKIRVCARTGAKL; encoded by the coding sequence GTGAAGATCCGCAAGGACGACCGCGTGATCGTCATGGCCGGCAAGGACATCGGGGCCACCGGCCGCGTGATCAAGGTCGACCCGGCCAAGAACCGGGTGCTGGTCGAGGGCGTCAACCGTGTGAAGCGGCACGAGAAGATCCGGCCGACGCAGCGCGGCGGCCAGACCGGCGGGATCACCGAGAAGGAAGCCTGGATCGACGCGTCGAACGTCCAGATCGTCTCGCCCGACGACGGCAAGCCGACCCGTGTCGCCTACCGGATGGACGACGGCAACAAGATCCGAGTGTGCGCCAGGACCGGCGCGAAGCTCTGA
- the rplN gene encoding 50S ribosomal protein L14, whose translation MIQQESRLKVADNTGAKEILCIRVLGGSGRRYASIGDIIVATVKDAIPGGAVKEGEVVKAVVVRVKKQKRRPDGSYIRFDENAAVIINEQQNPRGTRIFGPVGRELRDKRFMKIISLAPEVL comes from the coding sequence ATGATTCAGCAGGAGTCGCGGCTCAAGGTCGCCGACAACACGGGCGCGAAGGAGATCCTCTGCATCCGCGTGCTCGGCGGCTCCGGCCGGCGGTACGCCTCCATCGGCGACATCATCGTCGCGACGGTGAAGGACGCGATCCCGGGTGGCGCGGTGAAGGAGGGCGAGGTCGTCAAGGCGGTCGTCGTCCGCGTCAAGAAGCAGAAGCGGCGCCCTGACGGCTCCTACATCCGGTTCGACGAGAACGCCGCCGTCATCATCAACGAGCAGCAGAACCCGCGCGGCACGCGCATCTTCGGCCCGGTCGGGCGGGAGCTGCGCGACAAGCGCTTCATGAAGATCATCAGCCTGGCCCCGGAGGTGCTTTAG
- the rpsQ gene encoding 30S ribosomal protein S17 has translation MTASTPEQDGRARGDRKVRVGIVVSDRMDKTVVVQVEDVRQHRLYHKTIRRTSRLKAHDEQNEAGVGDTVRLAETRPLSASKRWRVVEIIQKAK, from the coding sequence ATGACAGCGAGCACGCCGGAGCAGGACGGCCGAGCCCGGGGCGACCGCAAGGTCCGCGTCGGGATCGTCGTCTCCGACAGGATGGACAAGACGGTGGTCGTCCAGGTCGAGGACGTCCGCCAGCACCGGCTCTACCACAAGACCATCCGGCGCACTTCCCGGCTGAAGGCGCACGACGAGCAGAACGAGGCCGGCGTGGGTGACACCGTCCGGCTGGCCGAGACCCGCCCCCTGTCGGCCTCCAAGCGCTGGCGGGTCGTGGAAATCATCCAGAAGGCCAAGTGA
- the rpmC gene encoding 50S ribosomal protein L29 — protein sequence MTMKATELADLDAEELAAKLAEAREELFNLRFQNVTGQLDDPHRLREVRKDIARIFTVIRQRELAGEAVPVAVAPERRRPSGRRFGRRQRKG from the coding sequence ATGACCATGAAGGCAACCGAACTGGCCGACCTGGACGCCGAGGAGCTGGCGGCCAAGCTCGCCGAGGCGAGGGAAGAGCTGTTCAACCTGCGCTTCCAGAACGTCACCGGGCAGCTCGACGACCCGCACCGGCTCCGGGAGGTCCGCAAGGACATCGCGCGGATCTTCACGGTCATCCGCCAGCGCGAGCTGGCCGGCGAAGCCGTGCCGGTGGCGGTTGCGCCCGAGCGCCGCCGCCCGTCCGGACGGCGCTTCGGACGCCGGCAGAGGAAGGGATAG
- the rplP gene encoding 50S ribosomal protein L16, with the protein MLTPKRVKHRKQHRGHRRGLASGGTSVAFGDYGLQALEPSWVTNRQIEAARIAMTRYIRRGGKVWINIYPDKPVTKKPAETRMGSGKGSPEWWVAVVKPGRVMFELAGVPEATAQEAMRLAAHKLPMKCKFVKRTDMAES; encoded by the coding sequence ATGCTCACACCGAAGCGTGTCAAGCACCGCAAGCAGCACCGCGGCCACCGCCGCGGGCTCGCGAGCGGTGGCACCTCGGTCGCCTTCGGGGACTACGGCCTGCAGGCCCTCGAGCCCTCCTGGGTGACCAACCGGCAGATCGAGGCGGCCCGTATCGCCATGACCCGGTACATCCGTCGTGGCGGGAAGGTGTGGATCAACATCTACCCCGACAAGCCGGTGACCAAGAAGCCGGCCGAGACCCGCATGGGCTCGGGCAAGGGCTCGCCCGAGTGGTGGGTCGCGGTGGTCAAGCCGGGCCGGGTGATGTTCGAGCTCGCCGGCGTGCCCGAGGCGACCGCCCAGGAGGCGATGCGCCTGGCCGCCCACAAGCTGCCCATGAAGTGCAAGTTCGTGAAGCGCACGGACATGGCGGAGTCGTGA
- the rpsC gene encoding 30S ribosomal protein S3, translated as MGQKVNPYGFRLGITTDWKSRWYSDKDYQKYLHEDIEIRRYLKRGLSHAGISRVDIERTRDRVRVDIHTARPGVVIGRRGAEADKIRADLDKITGKQVTLNILEVKSAETDAHLVAQGVAEQLASRVSFRRAMRRAVNSAMKGGAKGIRVQCSGRLGGAEMARTEWYREGRVPLHTLRADIDYGLAEGRTTFGQIGVKVWIYRGDVLPSREEQEADRARARARASAGGGRDDRPRGRGRGGAANGGGGAPGGQGARPEGGGAGARSQQRQRPQQAAKPAGGAAAKPAGGAAAKPGGGAAPAKPAGGAAPAKPAGGGAEPPAPATASADTGTASEAPGPVSEQAKE; from the coding sequence ATGGGACAGAAGGTCAACCCGTACGGCTTCCGGCTGGGCATCACCACCGACTGGAAGTCGCGCTGGTACAGCGACAAGGACTACCAGAAGTACCTCCACGAGGACATCGAGATCCGCCGCTACCTCAAGCGGGGGCTGAGCCACGCCGGCATCTCCCGGGTCGACATCGAGCGCACCCGCGACCGGGTGCGGGTCGACATCCACACCGCCAGGCCGGGGGTGGTGATCGGCCGCCGGGGCGCCGAGGCCGACAAGATCCGGGCCGACCTCGACAAGATCACCGGCAAGCAGGTCACCCTGAACATCCTCGAGGTCAAGAGCGCCGAGACCGACGCCCACCTGGTCGCGCAGGGCGTGGCCGAACAGCTCGCGAGCCGGGTCTCGTTCCGCCGGGCCATGCGCCGGGCGGTCAACTCGGCCATGAAGGGCGGCGCCAAGGGCATCCGGGTGCAGTGCTCGGGCCGCCTGGGCGGCGCCGAGATGGCCCGCACCGAGTGGTACCGCGAGGGCCGCGTGCCCCTGCACACCCTCAGGGCCGACATCGACTACGGCCTGGCCGAGGGCCGCACCACGTTCGGCCAGATCGGCGTGAAGGTTTGGATCTACCGCGGCGACGTCCTGCCCTCGCGCGAGGAGCAGGAGGCCGACCGTGCCCGGGCACGGGCCCGGGCGTCGGCCGGCGGCGGACGGGACGACCGTCCCCGCGGCCGTGGCCGCGGCGGGGCCGCCAACGGCGGCGGGGGCGCCCCGGGCGGCCAGGGCGCCAGGCCCGAGGGCGGCGGTGCCGGTGCCCGCTCGCAGCAGCGCCAGCGGCCGCAGCAGGCGGCCAAGCCGGCTGGCGGGGCTGCGGCCAAGCCGGCTGGCGGGGCTGCGGCCAAGCCGGGCGGCGGCGCCGCACCCGCCAAGCCGGCCGGCGGCGCCGCACCCGCCAAGCCGGCCGGCGGCGGCGCCGAGCCGCCCGCTCCAGCCACCGCCTCCGCCGACACCGGTACCGCCAGCGAGGCCCCTGGTCCGGTTTCCGAGCAGGCGAAGGAGTAA
- the rplV gene encoding 50S ribosomal protein L22 — protein MEVKAQARFVRVTPFKARRVVDLIRGQHVEEARRILQFTPRAAALPVKKVLDSAIANAEHNHQLAADTLFVSRAFVDEGPTLKRFRPRALGRAYRVRKRTSHITVIVDSREAS, from the coding sequence ATGGAAGTCAAGGCCCAGGCCCGGTTCGTCCGGGTGACGCCGTTCAAGGCGCGCCGGGTCGTGGACCTCATCCGCGGCCAGCACGTCGAGGAGGCACGGCGGATCCTGCAGTTCACCCCGCGGGCGGCCGCCCTGCCGGTCAAGAAGGTGCTCGACTCGGCGATCGCCAACGCCGAGCACAACCACCAGCTCGCCGCCGACACGCTGTTCGTGTCCAGGGCGTTCGTGGACGAAGGCCCGACCCTGAAGCGCTTCCGGCCCCGGGCGCTCGGCCGCGCCTACCGGGTGCGGAAGCGCACCAGCCACATCACGGTCATCGTCGACTCCAGGGAGGCCTCGTAA